The following proteins are encoded in a genomic region of Oryctolagus cuniculus chromosome 6, mOryCun1.1, whole genome shotgun sequence:
- the ZNF354C gene encoding zinc finger protein 354C isoform X4: protein MLENYSNLLSLGTPFSTPKVIYQLQQGEDPSVVEREVPPDTSPDFKTCPKTEAFPPKQSAVIEETSQGIIKEKPIRFGDRDISFGEDILVNTDLASQQNVPTESMPHMYYTIGKDFKQNFDLMRCFQVYPGAKPYVCNECGKSFTQNLHLVEHQRIHTGEKPYKCTECEKAFSHRSSLLAHQRIHTGEKPYKCSECEKAFSSSSTLIKHLRVHTGEKPYRCRECGKAFSQCSTLTVHQRIHTGEKLYKCGECEKAFNCRAKLHRHQRIHTGEKPYKCSDCGKGYSQFTSLAEHQRLHTGEQLCKCLECGRTFTRISTLIEHQRIHTGQKPYQCNECGKTFNQYSSFNEHRKIHTGEKLYTCEECGKAFGCKSNLYRHQRIHTGEKPYQCNQCGKAFSQYSFLTEHERIHTGEKLYKCMECGKAYSYRSNLCRHKKVHNKERLFKWKEYGKTFIYSSSLTQYQRFLKGENSSEV, encoded by the exons ATGCTGGAGAACTACAGCAACCTGCTCTCACTCG GGACTCCATTTTCAACACCAAAAGTGATCTACCAGTTGCAACAAGGAGAAGATCCGAGCGTGGTGGAAAGAGAAGTCCCCCCAGACACCTCTCCCG ATTTCAAGACTTGTCCTAAAACAGAAGCATTTCCTCCCAAACAGAGTGCTGTTATAGAAGAAACATCTCAGGGAATAATAAAGGAAAAGCCCATTCGTTTTGGTGACCGGGACATCAGTTTTGGAGAAGACATACTTGTAAATACAGATCTTGCCTCACAACAGAATGTTCCTACAGAAAGCATGCCCCATATGTATTACACTATAGGGAAAGACTTTAAACAGAATTTTGATCTAATGAGATGCTTCCAAGTTTACCCAGGAGCAAAACCTTACGTCTGTAATGAGTGTGGGAAGAGCTTCACCCAGAATCTTCATCTTGTGGAACACCAGAGAATTCATACTGGTGAGAAGCCCTACAAATGCACCGAGTGTGAGAAAGCCTTCAGCCACAGGTCGTCCCTCCTTGCCCATCAGAGGatccacactggagagaagccTTACAAATGCAGTGAATGTGAGAAAGCCTTCAGCAGCAGTTCCACCCTCATCAAACACCTGAGAGtgcacactggagagaaaccctacCGATGCCGAGAGTGTGGTAAAGCCTTTAGCCAGTGCTCAACCCTCACTGTACATCAGCgaattcatactggagagaagCTCTATAAATGTGGTGAATGTGAGAAGGCCTTCAACTGTAGAGCAAAACTGCATCGCCACCAGAGAAtccacacaggtgagaaaccctACAAATGTAGTGACTGTGGGAAAGGCTACAGCCAGTTTACATCCCTAGCCGAACATCAGAGACTTCATACTGGAGAGCAGCTGTGTAAATGCTTGGAATGTGGGAGAACCTTCACACGCATCTCAACCCTTATCGAACACCAGCGAATTCATACTGGACAGAAGCCCTACCAGTGTAATGAGTGTGGGAAAACTTTCAACCAGTACTCATCCTTTAATGAACACCGGAAAATTCATACCGGCGAAAAACTTTATACATGTGaagaatgtgggaaagcctttggtTGCAAATCCAACCTTTATAGGCACCAGAGaatccacactggagagaaaccttacCAGTGTAATcagtgtgggaaggccttcagccAATATTCATTCCTAACTGAACATGAGAGAATCCATACTGGAGAGAAACTCTACAAGTGTATGGAGTGTGGGAAGGCCTACAGTTACAGATCAAACCTTTGTAGACACAAAAAAGTTCACAATAAGGAAAGACTCTTTAAGTGGAAGGAATATGGGAAGACCTTCATCTACAGCTCCTCACTTACTCAGTATCAGAGATTTCTCAAGGGAGAGAATTCCTCAGAGGTTTAG
- the ZNF354C gene encoding zinc finger protein 354C isoform X3: MLENYSNLLSLGTPFSTPKVIYQLQQGEDPSVVEREVPPDTSPGECLGNGHQGAFTDFKTCPKTEAFPPKQSAVIEETSQGIIKEKPIRFGDRDISFGEDILVNTDLASQQNVPTESMPHMYYTIGKDFKQNFDLMRCFQVYPGAKPYVCNECGKSFTQNLHLVEHQRIHTGEKPYKCTECEKAFSHRSSLLAHQRIHTGEKPYKCSECEKAFSSSSTLIKHLRVHTGEKPYRCRECGKAFSQCSTLTVHQRIHTGEKLYKCGECEKAFNCRAKLHRHQRIHTGEKPYKCSDCGKGYSQFTSLAEHQRLHTGEQLCKCLECGRTFTRISTLIEHQRIHTGQKPYQCNECGKTFNQYSSFNEHRKIHTGEKLYTCEECGKAFGCKSNLYRHQRIHTGEKPYQCNQCGKAFSQYSFLTEHERIHTGEKLYKCMECGKAYSYRSNLCRHKKVHNKERLFKWKEYGKTFIYSSSLTQYQRFLKGENSSEV; the protein is encoded by the exons ATGCTGGAGAACTACAGCAACCTGCTCTCACTCG GGACTCCATTTTCAACACCAAAAGTGATCTACCAGTTGCAACAAGGAGAAGATCCGAGCGTGGTGGAAAGAGAAGTCCCCCCAGACACCTCTCCCGGTGAGTGCCTGGGAAATGGGCACCAGGGAGCCTTTACAG ATTTCAAGACTTGTCCTAAAACAGAAGCATTTCCTCCCAAACAGAGTGCTGTTATAGAAGAAACATCTCAGGGAATAATAAAGGAAAAGCCCATTCGTTTTGGTGACCGGGACATCAGTTTTGGAGAAGACATACTTGTAAATACAGATCTTGCCTCACAACAGAATGTTCCTACAGAAAGCATGCCCCATATGTATTACACTATAGGGAAAGACTTTAAACAGAATTTTGATCTAATGAGATGCTTCCAAGTTTACCCAGGAGCAAAACCTTACGTCTGTAATGAGTGTGGGAAGAGCTTCACCCAGAATCTTCATCTTGTGGAACACCAGAGAATTCATACTGGTGAGAAGCCCTACAAATGCACCGAGTGTGAGAAAGCCTTCAGCCACAGGTCGTCCCTCCTTGCCCATCAGAGGatccacactggagagaagccTTACAAATGCAGTGAATGTGAGAAAGCCTTCAGCAGCAGTTCCACCCTCATCAAACACCTGAGAGtgcacactggagagaaaccctacCGATGCCGAGAGTGTGGTAAAGCCTTTAGCCAGTGCTCAACCCTCACTGTACATCAGCgaattcatactggagagaagCTCTATAAATGTGGTGAATGTGAGAAGGCCTTCAACTGTAGAGCAAAACTGCATCGCCACCAGAGAAtccacacaggtgagaaaccctACAAATGTAGTGACTGTGGGAAAGGCTACAGCCAGTTTACATCCCTAGCCGAACATCAGAGACTTCATACTGGAGAGCAGCTGTGTAAATGCTTGGAATGTGGGAGAACCTTCACACGCATCTCAACCCTTATCGAACACCAGCGAATTCATACTGGACAGAAGCCCTACCAGTGTAATGAGTGTGGGAAAACTTTCAACCAGTACTCATCCTTTAATGAACACCGGAAAATTCATACCGGCGAAAAACTTTATACATGTGaagaatgtgggaaagcctttggtTGCAAATCCAACCTTTATAGGCACCAGAGaatccacactggagagaaaccttacCAGTGTAATcagtgtgggaaggccttcagccAATATTCATTCCTAACTGAACATGAGAGAATCCATACTGGAGAGAAACTCTACAAGTGTATGGAGTGTGGGAAGGCCTACAGTTACAGATCAAACCTTTGTAGACACAAAAAAGTTCACAATAAGGAAAGACTCTTTAAGTGGAAGGAATATGGGAAGACCTTCATCTACAGCTCCTCACTTACTCAGTATCAGAGATTTCTCAAGGGAGAGAATTCCTCAGAGGTTTAG
- the ZNF354C gene encoding zinc finger protein 354C isoform X2, giving the protein MAVDLLPAQESVAFGDVAVFFSQDEWLHLDSAQRRLYREVMLENYSNLLSLGTPFSTPKVIYQLQQGEDPSVVEREVPPDTSPDFKTCPKTEAFPPKQSAVIEETSQGIIKEKPIRFGDRDISFGEDILVNTDLASQQNVPTESMPHMYYTIGKDFKQNFDLMRCFQVYPGAKPYVCNECGKSFTQNLHLVEHQRIHTGEKPYKCTECEKAFSHRSSLLAHQRIHTGEKPYKCSECEKAFSSSSTLIKHLRVHTGEKPYRCRECGKAFSQCSTLTVHQRIHTGEKLYKCGECEKAFNCRAKLHRHQRIHTGEKPYKCSDCGKGYSQFTSLAEHQRLHTGEQLCKCLECGRTFTRISTLIEHQRIHTGQKPYQCNECGKTFNQYSSFNEHRKIHTGEKLYTCEECGKAFGCKSNLYRHQRIHTGEKPYQCNQCGKAFSQYSFLTEHERIHTGEKLYKCMECGKAYSYRSNLCRHKKVHNKERLFKWKEYGKTFIYSSSLTQYQRFLKGENSSEV; this is encoded by the exons ATGGCCGTGGACCTGCTGCCCGCTCAG GAGTCTGTGGCGTTCGGGGACGTGGCCGTGTTCTTCAGCCAGGATGAGTGGTTGCACCTGGACTCTGCCCAGAGACGCTTGTACCGGGAGGTGATGCTGGAGAACTACAGCAACCTGCTCTCACTCG GGACTCCATTTTCAACACCAAAAGTGATCTACCAGTTGCAACAAGGAGAAGATCCGAGCGTGGTGGAAAGAGAAGTCCCCCCAGACACCTCTCCCG ATTTCAAGACTTGTCCTAAAACAGAAGCATTTCCTCCCAAACAGAGTGCTGTTATAGAAGAAACATCTCAGGGAATAATAAAGGAAAAGCCCATTCGTTTTGGTGACCGGGACATCAGTTTTGGAGAAGACATACTTGTAAATACAGATCTTGCCTCACAACAGAATGTTCCTACAGAAAGCATGCCCCATATGTATTACACTATAGGGAAAGACTTTAAACAGAATTTTGATCTAATGAGATGCTTCCAAGTTTACCCAGGAGCAAAACCTTACGTCTGTAATGAGTGTGGGAAGAGCTTCACCCAGAATCTTCATCTTGTGGAACACCAGAGAATTCATACTGGTGAGAAGCCCTACAAATGCACCGAGTGTGAGAAAGCCTTCAGCCACAGGTCGTCCCTCCTTGCCCATCAGAGGatccacactggagagaagccTTACAAATGCAGTGAATGTGAGAAAGCCTTCAGCAGCAGTTCCACCCTCATCAAACACCTGAGAGtgcacactggagagaaaccctacCGATGCCGAGAGTGTGGTAAAGCCTTTAGCCAGTGCTCAACCCTCACTGTACATCAGCgaattcatactggagagaagCTCTATAAATGTGGTGAATGTGAGAAGGCCTTCAACTGTAGAGCAAAACTGCATCGCCACCAGAGAAtccacacaggtgagaaaccctACAAATGTAGTGACTGTGGGAAAGGCTACAGCCAGTTTACATCCCTAGCCGAACATCAGAGACTTCATACTGGAGAGCAGCTGTGTAAATGCTTGGAATGTGGGAGAACCTTCACACGCATCTCAACCCTTATCGAACACCAGCGAATTCATACTGGACAGAAGCCCTACCAGTGTAATGAGTGTGGGAAAACTTTCAACCAGTACTCATCCTTTAATGAACACCGGAAAATTCATACCGGCGAAAAACTTTATACATGTGaagaatgtgggaaagcctttggtTGCAAATCCAACCTTTATAGGCACCAGAGaatccacactggagagaaaccttacCAGTGTAATcagtgtgggaaggccttcagccAATATTCATTCCTAACTGAACATGAGAGAATCCATACTGGAGAGAAACTCTACAAGTGTATGGAGTGTGGGAAGGCCTACAGTTACAGATCAAACCTTTGTAGACACAAAAAAGTTCACAATAAGGAAAGACTCTTTAAGTGGAAGGAATATGGGAAGACCTTCATCTACAGCTCCTCACTTACTCAGTATCAGAGATTTCTCAAGGGAGAGAATTCCTCAGAGGTTTAG
- the ZNF354C gene encoding zinc finger protein 354C isoform X1, giving the protein MAVDLLPAQESVAFGDVAVFFSQDEWLHLDSAQRRLYREVMLENYSNLLSLGTPFSTPKVIYQLQQGEDPSVVEREVPPDTSPGECLGNGHQGAFTDFKTCPKTEAFPPKQSAVIEETSQGIIKEKPIRFGDRDISFGEDILVNTDLASQQNVPTESMPHMYYTIGKDFKQNFDLMRCFQVYPGAKPYVCNECGKSFTQNLHLVEHQRIHTGEKPYKCTECEKAFSHRSSLLAHQRIHTGEKPYKCSECEKAFSSSSTLIKHLRVHTGEKPYRCRECGKAFSQCSTLTVHQRIHTGEKLYKCGECEKAFNCRAKLHRHQRIHTGEKPYKCSDCGKGYSQFTSLAEHQRLHTGEQLCKCLECGRTFTRISTLIEHQRIHTGQKPYQCNECGKTFNQYSSFNEHRKIHTGEKLYTCEECGKAFGCKSNLYRHQRIHTGEKPYQCNQCGKAFSQYSFLTEHERIHTGEKLYKCMECGKAYSYRSNLCRHKKVHNKERLFKWKEYGKTFIYSSSLTQYQRFLKGENSSEV; this is encoded by the exons ATGGCCGTGGACCTGCTGCCCGCTCAG GAGTCTGTGGCGTTCGGGGACGTGGCCGTGTTCTTCAGCCAGGATGAGTGGTTGCACCTGGACTCTGCCCAGAGACGCTTGTACCGGGAGGTGATGCTGGAGAACTACAGCAACCTGCTCTCACTCG GGACTCCATTTTCAACACCAAAAGTGATCTACCAGTTGCAACAAGGAGAAGATCCGAGCGTGGTGGAAAGAGAAGTCCCCCCAGACACCTCTCCCGGTGAGTGCCTGGGAAATGGGCACCAGGGAGCCTTTACAG ATTTCAAGACTTGTCCTAAAACAGAAGCATTTCCTCCCAAACAGAGTGCTGTTATAGAAGAAACATCTCAGGGAATAATAAAGGAAAAGCCCATTCGTTTTGGTGACCGGGACATCAGTTTTGGAGAAGACATACTTGTAAATACAGATCTTGCCTCACAACAGAATGTTCCTACAGAAAGCATGCCCCATATGTATTACACTATAGGGAAAGACTTTAAACAGAATTTTGATCTAATGAGATGCTTCCAAGTTTACCCAGGAGCAAAACCTTACGTCTGTAATGAGTGTGGGAAGAGCTTCACCCAGAATCTTCATCTTGTGGAACACCAGAGAATTCATACTGGTGAGAAGCCCTACAAATGCACCGAGTGTGAGAAAGCCTTCAGCCACAGGTCGTCCCTCCTTGCCCATCAGAGGatccacactggagagaagccTTACAAATGCAGTGAATGTGAGAAAGCCTTCAGCAGCAGTTCCACCCTCATCAAACACCTGAGAGtgcacactggagagaaaccctacCGATGCCGAGAGTGTGGTAAAGCCTTTAGCCAGTGCTCAACCCTCACTGTACATCAGCgaattcatactggagagaagCTCTATAAATGTGGTGAATGTGAGAAGGCCTTCAACTGTAGAGCAAAACTGCATCGCCACCAGAGAAtccacacaggtgagaaaccctACAAATGTAGTGACTGTGGGAAAGGCTACAGCCAGTTTACATCCCTAGCCGAACATCAGAGACTTCATACTGGAGAGCAGCTGTGTAAATGCTTGGAATGTGGGAGAACCTTCACACGCATCTCAACCCTTATCGAACACCAGCGAATTCATACTGGACAGAAGCCCTACCAGTGTAATGAGTGTGGGAAAACTTTCAACCAGTACTCATCCTTTAATGAACACCGGAAAATTCATACCGGCGAAAAACTTTATACATGTGaagaatgtgggaaagcctttggtTGCAAATCCAACCTTTATAGGCACCAGAGaatccacactggagagaaaccttacCAGTGTAATcagtgtgggaaggccttcagccAATATTCATTCCTAACTGAACATGAGAGAATCCATACTGGAGAGAAACTCTACAAGTGTATGGAGTGTGGGAAGGCCTACAGTTACAGATCAAACCTTTGTAGACACAAAAAAGTTCACAATAAGGAAAGACTCTTTAAGTGGAAGGAATATGGGAAGACCTTCATCTACAGCTCCTCACTTACTCAGTATCAGAGATTTCTCAAGGGAGAGAATTCCTCAGAGGTTTAG
- the LOC103352420 gene encoding USP6 N-terminal-like protein isoform X2, with protein MEAVKSQLPQKQDVIISKYEQGCQGRAQVARPEEEDINTRPFINYLGILQEKMLPQDRALEAKHRHQEAQRVEKWVKMMKHWTQYQSSKKMESQVYKGIPLPMRGKVWSFLLDVDKVKAENPGKYQQMKGQGKLLSEHIHQIDADVRRTFRNHVMFRQRYGMKQQALFHVLLAHSEFDVEVGYRQGMNWVAAVLLMFLDEEDAFWALTQLMRKPRHAMHGFYKANCAKLVRLQQHHENILKCRLPKLKKHLEDQGVSTAAYTRKWFQQCFVDGVPFSLMLRFFDVYILEGEPMLTAMSYTALKIHRKQALQLSGDNLLEYLQEGLRQAWALRDNSVLRRLKASKTELERCKGLLPPPAKQEEMPRRLLGLELMSLVPRPHPTSQRLRVGCRKDRVGRPVAADWRELPSGLAPRTQGAGHPESNPGFFLGASDLGDTGDLSQGPCLFTTMSLLYTGECGLPGGKPLQGLLGSPKPAQPSLRCSRDSRSRGHPAAQHLPKLDPTVLTPLEPTMEDEECSVEGASP; from the exons ATGGAGGCCGTGAAGTCCCAGTTACCCCAGAAGCAAGACGTGATCATCAGCAAGTATGAGCAG GGATGCCAAGGACGGGCACAGGTGGCAAGACCGGAAGAAGAAGACATCAACACCCGCCCTTTCATAAACTACCTGGGGATACTGCA GGAGAAGATGCTGCCCCAGGACAGAGCCCTAGAGGCCAAG CACAGACATCAGGAGGCTCAACGAGTGGAAAAGTGGGTGAAGATGATGAAGCACTGGACTCAGTATCAGAGCAGCAAGAAG ATGGAGAGCCAGGTCTACAAGGGCATCCCCCTCCCAATGCGGGGGAAGGTGTGGTCTTTCCTGCTGGACGTGGACAAAGTGAAGGCGGAGAATCCTGGCAAATACCAG CAAATGAAGGGGCAGGGCAAACTCTTGTCAGAGCACATCCACCAGATCGATGCAGACGTCCGGAGAACGTTCCGGAACCACGTCATGTTCCGGCAGCGCTATGGAATGAA gcAGCAGGCGCTGTTCCACGTCCTGCTGGCACACTCTGAGTTTGATGTC GAGGTGGGGTATAGGCAGGGCATGAACTGGGTGGCTGCTGTGCTGCTGATGTTCTTAGATGAGGAAGACGCATTCTGGGCCCTGACACAGCTGATGAGGAAGCCGAGGCACGCCATGCACG GATTTTACAAGGCCAATTGTGCCAAGCTGGTGCGGCTGCAGCAACACCACGAGAACATCCTGAAATGTCGTCTTCCCAAATTAAAGAAGCACCTG GAGGACCAGGGAGTGTCCACTGCAGCATATACCCGGAAGTGGTTCCAACAGTGCTTCGTGGATGGG GTCCCCTTCTCGCTGATGCTGCGATTTTTTGACGTCTACATTCTGGAGGGAGAACCCATGCTGACGGCGATGTCCTATACGGCCCTGAAGATCCACCGGA AACAAGCCTTGCAGCTCTCTGGGGACAACCTGCTTGAGTACCTGCAGGAGGGGCTgcgccaggcctgggccctgcgTGACAACTCGGTGCTGAGGCGGCTCAAGGCCTCCAAGACAGAACTAGAGAGGTGCAAGGGTCTGCTGCCTCCACCAG CAAAACAAGAGGAGATGCCCAGAAGGCTGCTGGGCCTGGAGCTCATGTCCCTAGTGCCCAGGCCTCACCCCACATCTCAGAGGCTCAGGGTGGGCTGTCGCAAGGACAGGGTGGGCCGCCCTGTTGCAGCTGACTGGCGGGAGCTGCCCTCGGGGTTAGCACCTCGCACACAGGGGGCAGGACATCCAGAAAGCAACCCTGGCTTCTTTCTGGGGGCCTCAGActtgggagacacaggagacctctcCCAAGGGCCTTGCCTCTTCACCACCATGTCGCTGTTGTATACTGGAGAGTGTGGGCTCCCAGGGGGTAAGCCCCTACAGGGACTCCTGGGCTCCCCCAAACCTGCTCAGCCCAGCCTGAGGTGCAGCAGAGACAGCCGGTCCCGGGGAcaccctgcagctcagcaccttCCAAAGCTGGATCCCACAGTGCTCACCCCTCTGGAGCCCACCATGGAGGACGAGGAGTGCAGTGTTGAGGGGGCTTCCCCCTGA
- the LOC103352420 gene encoding USP6 N-terminal-like protein isoform X3, whose translation MPRTGTGGKTGRRRHQHPPFHKLPGDTAGEDAAPGQSPRGQAQTSGGSTSGKVGEDDEALDSVSEQQEDGEPGLQGHPPPNAGEGVVFPAGRGQSEGGESWQIPANEGAGQTLVRAHPPDRCRRPENVPEPRHVPAALWNEEVGYRQGMNWVAAVLLMFLDEEDAFWALTQLMRKPRHAMHGFYKANCAKLVRLQQHHENILKCRLPKLKKHLEDQGVSTAAYTRKWFQQCFVDGVPFSLMLRFFDVYILEGEPMLTAMSYTALKIHRKQALQLSGDNLLEYLQEGLRQAWALRDNSVLRRLKASKTELERCKGLLPPPAKQEEMPRRLLGLELMSLVPRPHPTSQRLRVGCRKDRVGRPVAADWRELPSGLAPRTQGAGHPESNPGFFLGASDLGDTGDLSQGPCLFTTMSLLYTGECGLPGGKPLQGLLGSPKPAQPSLRCSRDSRSRGHPAAQHLPKLDPTVLTPLEPTMEDEECSVEGASP comes from the exons ATGCCAAGGACGGGCACAGGTGGCAAGACCGGAAGAAGAAGACATCAACACCCGCCCTTTCATAAACTACCTGGGGATACTGCA GGAGAAGATGCTGCCCCAGGACAGAGCCCTAGAGGCCAAG CACAGACATCAGGAGGCTCAACGAGTGGAAAAGTGGGTGAAGATGATGAAGCACTGGACTCAGTATCAGAGCAGCAAGAAG ATGGAGAGCCAGGTCTACAAGGGCATCCCCCTCCCAATGCGGGGGAAGGTGTGGTCTTTCCTGCTGGACGTGGACAAAGTGAAGGCGGAGAATCCTGGCAAATACCAG CAAATGAAGGGGCAGGGCAAACTCTTGTCAGAGCACATCCACCAGATCGATGCAGACGTCCGGAGAACGTTCCGGAACCACGTCATGTTCCGGCAGCGCTATGGAATGAA GAGGTGGGGTATAGGCAGGGCATGAACTGGGTGGCTGCTGTGCTGCTGATGTTCTTAGATGAGGAAGACGCATTCTGGGCCCTGACACAGCTGATGAGGAAGCCGAGGCACGCCATGCACG GATTTTACAAGGCCAATTGTGCCAAGCTGGTGCGGCTGCAGCAACACCACGAGAACATCCTGAAATGTCGTCTTCCCAAATTAAAGAAGCACCTG GAGGACCAGGGAGTGTCCACTGCAGCATATACCCGGAAGTGGTTCCAACAGTGCTTCGTGGATGGG GTCCCCTTCTCGCTGATGCTGCGATTTTTTGACGTCTACATTCTGGAGGGAGAACCCATGCTGACGGCGATGTCCTATACGGCCCTGAAGATCCACCGGA AACAAGCCTTGCAGCTCTCTGGGGACAACCTGCTTGAGTACCTGCAGGAGGGGCTgcgccaggcctgggccctgcgTGACAACTCGGTGCTGAGGCGGCTCAAGGCCTCCAAGACAGAACTAGAGAGGTGCAAGGGTCTGCTGCCTCCACCAG CAAAACAAGAGGAGATGCCCAGAAGGCTGCTGGGCCTGGAGCTCATGTCCCTAGTGCCCAGGCCTCACCCCACATCTCAGAGGCTCAGGGTGGGCTGTCGCAAGGACAGGGTGGGCCGCCCTGTTGCAGCTGACTGGCGGGAGCTGCCCTCGGGGTTAGCACCTCGCACACAGGGGGCAGGACATCCAGAAAGCAACCCTGGCTTCTTTCTGGGGGCCTCAGActtgggagacacaggagacctctcCCAAGGGCCTTGCCTCTTCACCACCATGTCGCTGTTGTATACTGGAGAGTGTGGGCTCCCAGGGGGTAAGCCCCTACAGGGACTCCTGGGCTCCCCCAAACCTGCTCAGCCCAGCCTGAGGTGCAGCAGAGACAGCCGGTCCCGGGGAcaccctgcagctcagcaccttCCAAAGCTGGATCCCACAGTGCTCACCCCTCTGGAGCCCACCATGGAGGACGAGGAGTGCAGTGTTGAGGGGGCTTCCCCCTGA
- the LOC103352420 gene encoding USP6 N-terminal-like protein isoform X1, which produces MGSSSCVFCCPAGNALPQHTTCVHSASLDMEAVKSQLPQKQDVIISKYEQGCQGRAQVARPEEEDINTRPFINYLGILQEKMLPQDRALEAKHRHQEAQRVEKWVKMMKHWTQYQSSKKMESQVYKGIPLPMRGKVWSFLLDVDKVKAENPGKYQQMKGQGKLLSEHIHQIDADVRRTFRNHVMFRQRYGMKQQALFHVLLAHSEFDVEVGYRQGMNWVAAVLLMFLDEEDAFWALTQLMRKPRHAMHGFYKANCAKLVRLQQHHENILKCRLPKLKKHLEDQGVSTAAYTRKWFQQCFVDGVPFSLMLRFFDVYILEGEPMLTAMSYTALKIHRKQALQLSGDNLLEYLQEGLRQAWALRDNSVLRRLKASKTELERCKGLLPPPAKQEEMPRRLLGLELMSLVPRPHPTSQRLRVGCRKDRVGRPVAADWRELPSGLAPRTQGAGHPESNPGFFLGASDLGDTGDLSQGPCLFTTMSLLYTGECGLPGGKPLQGLLGSPKPAQPSLRCSRDSRSRGHPAAQHLPKLDPTVLTPLEPTMEDEECSVEGASP; this is translated from the exons TCTGGACATGGAGGCCGTGAAGTCCCAGTTACCCCAGAAGCAAGACGTGATCATCAGCAAGTATGAGCAG GGATGCCAAGGACGGGCACAGGTGGCAAGACCGGAAGAAGAAGACATCAACACCCGCCCTTTCATAAACTACCTGGGGATACTGCA GGAGAAGATGCTGCCCCAGGACAGAGCCCTAGAGGCCAAG CACAGACATCAGGAGGCTCAACGAGTGGAAAAGTGGGTGAAGATGATGAAGCACTGGACTCAGTATCAGAGCAGCAAGAAG ATGGAGAGCCAGGTCTACAAGGGCATCCCCCTCCCAATGCGGGGGAAGGTGTGGTCTTTCCTGCTGGACGTGGACAAAGTGAAGGCGGAGAATCCTGGCAAATACCAG CAAATGAAGGGGCAGGGCAAACTCTTGTCAGAGCACATCCACCAGATCGATGCAGACGTCCGGAGAACGTTCCGGAACCACGTCATGTTCCGGCAGCGCTATGGAATGAA gcAGCAGGCGCTGTTCCACGTCCTGCTGGCACACTCTGAGTTTGATGTC GAGGTGGGGTATAGGCAGGGCATGAACTGGGTGGCTGCTGTGCTGCTGATGTTCTTAGATGAGGAAGACGCATTCTGGGCCCTGACACAGCTGATGAGGAAGCCGAGGCACGCCATGCACG GATTTTACAAGGCCAATTGTGCCAAGCTGGTGCGGCTGCAGCAACACCACGAGAACATCCTGAAATGTCGTCTTCCCAAATTAAAGAAGCACCTG GAGGACCAGGGAGTGTCCACTGCAGCATATACCCGGAAGTGGTTCCAACAGTGCTTCGTGGATGGG GTCCCCTTCTCGCTGATGCTGCGATTTTTTGACGTCTACATTCTGGAGGGAGAACCCATGCTGACGGCGATGTCCTATACGGCCCTGAAGATCCACCGGA AACAAGCCTTGCAGCTCTCTGGGGACAACCTGCTTGAGTACCTGCAGGAGGGGCTgcgccaggcctgggccctgcgTGACAACTCGGTGCTGAGGCGGCTCAAGGCCTCCAAGACAGAACTAGAGAGGTGCAAGGGTCTGCTGCCTCCACCAG CAAAACAAGAGGAGATGCCCAGAAGGCTGCTGGGCCTGGAGCTCATGTCCCTAGTGCCCAGGCCTCACCCCACATCTCAGAGGCTCAGGGTGGGCTGTCGCAAGGACAGGGTGGGCCGCCCTGTTGCAGCTGACTGGCGGGAGCTGCCCTCGGGGTTAGCACCTCGCACACAGGGGGCAGGACATCCAGAAAGCAACCCTGGCTTCTTTCTGGGGGCCTCAGActtgggagacacaggagacctctcCCAAGGGCCTTGCCTCTTCACCACCATGTCGCTGTTGTATACTGGAGAGTGTGGGCTCCCAGGGGGTAAGCCCCTACAGGGACTCCTGGGCTCCCCCAAACCTGCTCAGCCCAGCCTGAGGTGCAGCAGAGACAGCCGGTCCCGGGGAcaccctgcagctcagcaccttCCAAAGCTGGATCCCACAGTGCTCACCCCTCTGGAGCCCACCATGGAGGACGAGGAGTGCAGTGTTGAGGGGGCTTCCCCCTGA